A genomic stretch from Nocardia wallacei includes:
- a CDS encoding class I adenylate-forming enzyme family protein: MTLVENTSRYTDLVPAELRGAWSAAGHYPGSDIYTLFARHVARHPDKPAVVDADGTVTYAELDDLTVRLAAGLSRLGIGAEDVVAVQLPNSRLACAADLAVAALGAIVLPFPVGRGTREAATLLRRSEAVAVIALAEHNGQHSARLIREMAADLPALRAVIGVGRHSCRGCVPIHALLAPDAGDFRPHRPDADGPARILVTSGSEAEPKMVLYSHNALTGGRGAMLAALHDDDPATMRNLFLVPLASAFGSSGTAVTLAAFGATLVLQPRFDPTATLAMVEKTRPTHLLGVPTMLRLLLDHPAAAATDPSGLRAIVLGGSPLDSETARRGRDLFRCPVINLYGSADGVSSHPALDDPADRATTAGRPDPAVAEIRVVDSEFRALPPGQVGEIIARGPMSPMCYVGAAELDTALRTPGGWTRTGDLGRFDTDGYLTVVGRSKDVIIRGGLNISPAEVEAVLLAHPAVTDVACVPIPDPLYGERLCACLVATEPLTLHQLTEHLVGQGLEPRKFPERLLQLPSLPLGPAGKVDRRALQAQARQRSRER; the protein is encoded by the coding sequence GTGACCCTCGTCGAAAACACCAGCCGCTACACCGATCTCGTCCCCGCCGAGTTACGCGGCGCCTGGTCCGCCGCCGGCCACTATCCCGGCAGTGACATCTACACCCTGTTCGCCCGGCACGTGGCCCGGCACCCGGACAAGCCCGCCGTCGTCGACGCCGACGGTACCGTCACCTATGCCGAACTCGACGATCTGACCGTCCGGCTCGCCGCCGGGCTGTCGCGCCTCGGGATCGGCGCCGAAGACGTTGTCGCCGTGCAGCTTCCGAACTCCCGGCTGGCGTGCGCGGCCGATCTCGCCGTCGCCGCGCTCGGCGCGATCGTGCTGCCGTTCCCGGTCGGCCGCGGCACCCGCGAGGCCGCCACGCTGCTGCGCCGCTCGGAGGCCGTCGCCGTGATCGCCCTCGCCGAGCACAACGGGCAGCACAGCGCCCGCCTGATCCGCGAGATGGCCGCCGACCTGCCCGCCCTGCGCGCGGTGATCGGCGTCGGCCGCCACAGCTGCCGCGGCTGCGTGCCCATCCACGCGCTGCTCGCCCCCGATGCCGGAGACTTCCGGCCGCACCGGCCGGATGCGGACGGGCCCGCCCGGATCCTGGTCACCTCCGGGTCGGAGGCCGAACCGAAAATGGTGCTGTACTCCCACAACGCCCTGACCGGCGGCCGCGGCGCCATGCTCGCCGCCCTGCACGACGACGACCCGGCCACCATGCGCAACCTGTTCCTCGTCCCGCTCGCCTCGGCCTTCGGATCCAGCGGCACCGCGGTCACCCTCGCCGCCTTCGGCGCCACCCTCGTCCTGCAACCGCGATTCGATCCCACCGCCACCCTCGCGATGGTCGAAAAGACCCGTCCCACCCACCTGCTGGGCGTGCCCACCATGCTGCGACTACTGCTCGATCACCCCGCTGCCGCGGCCACCGATCCGAGCGGACTGCGCGCGATCGTGCTGGGCGGCTCACCTCTGGACAGCGAGACCGCACGCCGGGGACGCGACCTGTTCCGATGCCCGGTCATCAATCTCTACGGCTCCGCCGACGGCGTCTCCAGCCACCCCGCCCTCGATGATCCCGCCGACCGTGCGACCACCGCGGGCCGCCCCGATCCCGCCGTGGCCGAAATCCGCGTGGTCGACAGTGAATTCCGTGCGCTTCCGCCCGGGCAGGTCGGTGAGATCATCGCCCGCGGTCCCATGTCGCCGATGTGCTACGTCGGTGCTGCCGAACTCGACACCGCGCTGCGCACGCCCGGCGGCTGGACCCGCACCGGCGACCTCGGCCGCTTCGACACCGACGGATATCTCACCGTCGTCGGCCGCAGCAAGGACGTCATCATCCGCGGCGGCCTCAATATCAGCCCGGCCGAGGTGGAGGCCGTGCTCCTCGCCCACCCCGCCGTCACCGACGTCGCCTGCGTTCCGATTCCCGACCCGCTCTACGGGGAACGGTTGTGCGCCTGCCTGGTCGCCACCGAACCACTCACCCTGCACCAGCTCACCGAGCACCTCGTCGGACAAGGACTGGAGCCGCGCAAGTTTCCCGAGCGCCTTCTCCAATTGCCTTCGCTGCCTTTGGGTCCCGCCGGGAAAGTCGACCGCCGGGCGTTGCAGGCACAAGCGCGACAGCGTTCCCGCGAACGCTGA
- a CDS encoding LysR family transcriptional regulator, which yields MAPDTVSLRYFLVLAQELNFTRAAARIGIAQPALSARMRRLEAELGTTLLVRNTRSVVLTTAGAALAESAPPALAALDRAWDTARNAGAGELGTLRIGYSLSTGAETAPALVDRLIRSSPGLEVGAVPMATPEISPAVADGRIDAGITRGEQPGRGVRRFLLRRERVGVQLAQHHPLAEHAEIEIADAAAYPLRLPDRTANPVIHDQLSALFRDTRPQPRFHTPAVSFDMSQRDLRDGRTLAPAGEVAATTQPAGLTWRPLRGAPTLTIHLVLPRVQSPLHRRVRSVAKTLARELHWLPD from the coding sequence GTGGCGCCGGACACGGTGAGCCTGCGGTACTTCCTGGTGCTGGCGCAGGAGTTGAACTTCACCCGCGCGGCCGCACGGATCGGTATCGCCCAGCCCGCGCTCAGTGCCCGGATGCGCCGATTGGAGGCGGAACTCGGCACGACCCTGCTGGTCCGCAACACGCGTAGCGTCGTATTGACCACGGCCGGTGCGGCTTTGGCGGAGTCCGCGCCGCCCGCGCTGGCGGCGCTGGACCGAGCATGGGACACCGCCCGGAACGCGGGGGCCGGGGAACTGGGCACGCTGCGCATCGGATACAGCCTCAGCACGGGGGCCGAGACGGCACCGGCCCTGGTGGACAGGCTCATTCGCAGCAGCCCGGGGCTCGAGGTCGGCGCGGTCCCGATGGCGACACCGGAGATCTCTCCCGCGGTCGCCGACGGCCGCATCGATGCGGGGATCACCCGCGGCGAACAGCCCGGCCGTGGCGTGCGCAGGTTCCTGCTGCGGCGTGAGCGGGTCGGGGTCCAATTGGCACAGCATCATCCACTGGCCGAGCACGCGGAGATCGAGATCGCCGATGCGGCCGCGTATCCACTGCGGCTCCCCGACCGTACGGCCAACCCCGTGATCCACGATCAGCTGTCCGCACTGTTCCGCGACACCCGGCCGCAACCCCGATTCCACACGCCGGCAGTCTCTTTCGACATGTCTCAGCGCGACCTGCGCGACGGCCGCACCCTCGCTCCGGCCGGTGAGGTCGCGGCCACGACCCAACCTGCCGGTCTCACGTGGCGACCGCTGCGGGGCGCACCCACCCTGACCATCCACCTGGTCCTCCCGCGCGTACAGTCACCACTGCACCGCCGCGTCCGCAGCGTCGCCAAAACCCTTGCACGCGAACTGCACTGGCTCCCGGACTGA
- a CDS encoding CoA transferase, translating into MTTQTSVPASAVALLPAGTTATVTGSGATAQVLREHLRAIGATLTGSDESGTDDSAAATVALSLGDGRRRAATVGWAGPVADPDLADETTVQAICGVMHVNGRRSGYPRGLEVDYCATAAGVLAATGLLASLLLPAERLRVDTSVAEAALLAVSQYLAAAGADDPEAVDPAPGGPPFVSLDGVRFEIESLQPEPWAAFWSALDAEPRALRKGWRPFQFRYATATAPVPQALHDATRGRMFADITRIAARSGVSVCRLYRGDEPGAPAPDCLPAPWSLVPQPTKVARQRYSAPMAMQRYSAPMASSPLSGIRVLEAGRRVQAPLAAHLLRLLGAHVTRVEPPGGDPLRQMPPCSGDLSSRWLALNRDKAAAEFDIKSPGDRARLRASAAEADVFLHNWAPGKAEEFGLAAADLPSGLVYTYTSGWSGLDLPDLPPGTDFMVQARSGLADLVGPPDTPPAPSLMTLLDVLGGVLGAEATVLGLLHRDRTGAGAAVESSLLSASNTLRRHGRTTSRRGTRQPFRLDGRWVAVGSSGTPVPVTGDLADLPTDARFATVLGRDTFGCPALTTPWRLS; encoded by the coding sequence CGACGCTCACGGGCAGCGACGAGTCGGGGACGGATGATTCGGCCGCGGCGACCGTGGCGCTGTCACTCGGCGACGGCCGCCGCCGCGCGGCCACCGTCGGATGGGCGGGCCCGGTCGCCGATCCCGACCTCGCCGATGAGACCACCGTGCAGGCGATCTGCGGGGTGATGCACGTCAACGGCCGCCGCAGCGGGTACCCACGCGGGCTGGAGGTGGACTACTGCGCCACCGCGGCGGGCGTGCTCGCGGCCACCGGCCTGCTGGCGAGCCTGCTCCTGCCCGCGGAGCGACTCCGCGTGGACACGAGTGTGGCCGAGGCCGCGCTGCTGGCGGTCTCCCAGTATCTGGCCGCGGCGGGCGCCGACGACCCGGAGGCGGTGGACCCGGCGCCGGGCGGCCCGCCGTTCGTCAGCCTCGACGGTGTCCGGTTCGAAATCGAGTCGCTGCAACCGGAACCGTGGGCGGCGTTCTGGTCCGCGCTCGACGCCGAACCCCGCGCACTACGGAAAGGGTGGCGGCCCTTCCAATTCCGTTACGCCACCGCCACCGCACCCGTGCCGCAGGCGCTGCACGACGCCACCCGGGGCCGCATGTTCGCCGATATCACGCGCATCGCCGCACGATCCGGCGTCTCGGTGTGCCGGTTGTATCGCGGCGACGAGCCGGGCGCCCCGGCGCCGGATTGCCTCCCCGCCCCCTGGTCGCTCGTTCCGCAGCCGACGAAGGTTGCGAGGCAAAGGTATTCGGCACCGATGGCGATGCAACGGTATTCGGCACCGATGGCGTCGAGCCCGTTGTCCGGAATCCGGGTGCTCGAGGCCGGGCGGCGCGTGCAGGCACCGCTGGCCGCGCACCTGCTGCGGCTGCTCGGCGCGCACGTCACCCGGGTCGAACCGCCGGGCGGCGACCCGCTGCGGCAGATGCCGCCCTGCAGCGGCGACCTCTCGTCGCGGTGGCTGGCGCTCAACCGGGACAAGGCCGCCGCCGAATTCGATATCAAATCTCCCGGCGACCGCGCCCGGCTGCGCGCCTCGGCCGCGGAAGCCGATGTCTTCCTGCACAACTGGGCGCCGGGGAAGGCCGAGGAGTTCGGCCTCGCCGCCGCCGATCTGCCGTCCGGACTGGTCTACACCTATACCTCCGGCTGGTCCGGGCTCGACCTGCCCGATCTGCCGCCGGGCACCGATTTCATGGTGCAGGCGCGCAGCGGCCTCGCCGACCTCGTCGGCCCGCCCGACACCCCGCCCGCTCCGTCGCTGATGACCCTGCTCGACGTGCTCGGCGGTGTCCTCGGTGCCGAAGCGACCGTCCTCGGCCTGCTGCACCGCGACCGCACCGGTGCCGGCGCCGCGGTGGAAAGCAGCCTGCTCAGCGCCTCGAACACGCTACGGCGGCACGGCCGCACGACCAGTCGGCGCGGCACCCGGCAACCGTTCCGGCTCGATGGCCGCTGGGTCGCCGTCGGCTCCTCCGGCACCCCGGTTCCGGTCACCGGCGACCTCGCCGATCTACCCACCGACGCCCGCTTCGCGACCGTACTCGGCCGCGACACCTTCGGCTGCCCCGCCCTGACCACACCGTGGAGACTGTCGTGA